In Haloterrigena turkmenica DSM 5511, a single genomic region encodes these proteins:
- a CDS encoding thiolase family protein produces the protein MNDAVIVDAVRTPFGKRDGSLRDTHPQDLAAKPLEVLEERAGFDPEVIEDVIYGCVTPIDEQGLNIGRIAPLVAGWGDGVPGVQLNRMCGSGQQAVNFAATNVMAGQHDVLVAGGVEHMTRVPLGSDGADGVDGEGAVTDTYFEHVDELTHQGEGAERIAEEYGFDRAELDELAVDSQRRWGEAWAEGRYDDQIVPVETELDGEGESRSDSENRTGSEATRETTVVEQDEHPRPETDLETLSNLPLSFREEGNGVHHPGNSSGIVDGSSALLIASEAAAEEHGWEPMARIVATEVVGVDPVTMLTGPIPATEGVLEKTDLELEDIDLFEVNEAFASVVAAWLEETGVSWEQVNVNGGAIAHGHPLGATGAALLTKLAHELERTGQQRALSTMCIGFGQGIATIIERV, from the coding sequence ATGAACGACGCGGTCATCGTCGACGCGGTCCGGACGCCGTTCGGCAAGCGGGACGGCTCCCTTCGAGACACCCATCCGCAGGATCTGGCGGCGAAACCGCTCGAGGTCCTCGAGGAGCGAGCCGGGTTCGATCCCGAGGTGATCGAGGACGTAATCTACGGCTGCGTGACGCCGATCGACGAGCAGGGGCTCAACATCGGCCGCATCGCGCCGCTGGTCGCCGGCTGGGGCGACGGCGTTCCCGGCGTTCAGCTCAACCGGATGTGCGGCTCCGGCCAGCAGGCGGTCAATTTCGCGGCGACGAACGTGATGGCCGGTCAGCACGACGTGCTGGTCGCCGGCGGCGTCGAGCACATGACCCGCGTCCCGCTCGGTTCCGACGGTGCCGACGGCGTAGACGGCGAAGGCGCCGTCACGGACACCTACTTCGAGCACGTCGACGAACTGACCCACCAAGGGGAGGGCGCCGAGCGAATCGCCGAGGAGTACGGCTTCGACCGCGCGGAGCTCGACGAACTCGCCGTCGATTCCCAGCGGCGCTGGGGCGAGGCCTGGGCGGAGGGGAGATACGACGACCAGATCGTTCCCGTGGAGACGGAACTGGACGGGGAGGGCGAGTCGCGAAGCGACTCGGAGAATCGAACGGGGAGCGAAGCGACCCGTGAGACGACCGTCGTCGAGCAGGACGAACACCCGCGACCGGAGACCGATCTCGAGACCCTCTCGAATCTCCCGCTGTCCTTCCGCGAGGAGGGAAACGGGGTTCACCACCCCGGCAACTCCTCGGGGATCGTCGACGGCTCGAGCGCGCTGCTGATCGCCAGCGAGGCGGCCGCTGAAGAACACGGGTGGGAGCCGATGGCCCGCATCGTCGCGACCGAGGTCGTCGGCGTCGACCCCGTGACGATGTTGACGGGACCGATCCCCGCCACGGAGGGGGTGCTCGAGAAGACCGATCTGGAACTCGAGGACATCGATCTCTTCGAGGTCAACGAGGCCTTCGCCTCGGTCGTCGCCGCGTGGCTCGAAGAGACCGGCGTCTCCTGGGAACAGGTGAACGTCAACGGCGGCGCCATCGCCCACGGCCACCCGCTGGGGGCGACCGGCGCGGCGCTGCTGACGAAGTTGGCGCACGAACTCGAGCGCACGGGCCAGCAGCGGGCGCTCTCGACGATGTGCATCGGCTTCGGGCAGGGGATCGCGACGATCATCGAACGGGTCTGA